The Providencia sp. PROV188 genome includes a region encoding these proteins:
- the rpsA gene encoding 30S ribosomal protein S1, with product MTESFAQLFEESLQNIETRPGSIVRGTVVAIDKDVVLVDAGLKSESAIPVEQFKNAQGELEIQVGDEIDVALDAVEDGFGETILSREKAKRHEAWLMLEKAYEEAETVTGVINGKVKGGFTVELNGIRAFLPGSLVDVRPVRDTTHLEGKELEFKVIKLDQKRNNVVVSRRAVIESESSAERDQLLENLQEGMEVKGIVKNLTDYGAFVDLGGVDGLLHITDMAWKRVKHPSEIVNVGDEINVKVLKFDRERTRVSLGLKQLGEDPWVAIAKRYPEGTKLTGRVTNLTDYGCFVEIEEGVEGLVHVSEMDWTNKNIHPSKVVNVGDVVEVMVLDIDEERRRISLGLKQCKSNPWQQFAETHNKGDRVEGKIKSITDFGIFIGLDGGIDGLVHLSDISWNVAGEEAVRDYKKGDEIAAVVLQVDAERERISLGVKQLAEDPFNNYLAATKKGAIVTGKVIAVDAKGATVELTLGVEGYLRASEASRDRVEDATLVLNVGDDVEAKYTGVDRKNRVINLSVRAKDEADEKDAVAAVNKQEDTAFGNNAMAEAFKAAKGE from the coding sequence ATGACTGAATCTTTTGCTCAACTCTTTGAAGAATCCCTGCAGAATATTGAAACTCGTCCTGGTTCTATTGTACGCGGTACAGTAGTTGCTATCGATAAAGACGTAGTCCTGGTAGACGCAGGTCTTAAATCAGAATCTGCTATCCCAGTAGAACAGTTCAAAAATGCTCAGGGTGAGCTGGAAATCCAAGTTGGCGACGAAATCGATGTAGCTCTGGATGCAGTAGAAGATGGTTTCGGTGAAACTATTCTGTCTCGTGAGAAAGCTAAACGTCATGAAGCATGGCTGATGCTGGAAAAAGCTTACGAAGAAGCTGAAACTGTAACTGGTGTTATCAACGGTAAAGTTAAAGGTGGTTTCACTGTAGAACTGAACGGCATTCGTGCTTTCTTACCAGGTTCACTGGTAGATGTACGCCCAGTTCGTGATACTACGCACTTGGAAGGCAAAGAGCTTGAGTTCAAAGTAATCAAGCTGGATCAGAAACGCAACAACGTTGTTGTTTCTCGTCGTGCTGTAATTGAATCTGAAAGCAGCGCTGAGCGCGATCAACTGCTGGAAAACCTGCAAGAAGGCATGGAAGTTAAAGGTATCGTTAAGAACCTTACTGACTACGGTGCATTCGTTGATCTGGGCGGTGTTGACGGCCTGCTGCACATCACTGACATGGCTTGGAAACGTGTTAAACACCCAAGCGAAATCGTCAACGTTGGTGATGAAATCAATGTTAAAGTTCTGAAATTCGACCGTGAGCGCACTCGTGTTTCTCTGGGTCTGAAACAACTGGGCGAAGATCCTTGGGTCGCAATCGCTAAACGTTACCCAGAAGGTACTAAACTGACTGGTCGCGTTACTAACCTGACTGACTACGGTTGCTTCGTAGAAATCGAAGAAGGCGTTGAAGGTCTGGTTCACGTTTCAGAAATGGATTGGACTAACAAAAACATCCACCCATCTAAAGTTGTTAACGTTGGTGATGTTGTTGAAGTTATGGTTCTGGATATCGATGAAGAACGTCGTCGTATCTCCTTAGGCCTGAAACAATGCAAATCTAACCCATGGCAGCAATTCGCTGAGACTCACAACAAAGGCGACCGTGTTGAAGGTAAGATCAAGTCAATCACTGACTTTGGTATCTTCATTGGTCTGGACGGCGGCATCGATGGCCTGGTTCACCTGTCTGACATCTCCTGGAACGTTGCAGGCGAAGAAGCAGTTCGTGACTACAAAAAAGGTGACGAAATCGCAGCTGTTGTTCTGCAAGTCGACGCAGAGCGTGAGCGTATCTCTCTGGGCGTTAAACAGTTAGCTGAAGATCCATTCAACAACTACCTGGCAGCAACCAAGAAAGGCGCAATCGTTACTGGTAAAGTAATCGCAGTTGATGCTAAAGGTGCAACTGTAGAGCTGACTCTGGGCGTTGAAGGTTACCTGCGTGCATCAGAAGCTTCACGTGACCGTGTTGAAGATGCAACTCTGGTTCTGAACGTTGGTGATGATGTTGAAGCTAAATACACTGGTGTTGACCGTAAAAACCGTGTAATCAACCTGTCTGTTCGCGCTAAAGACGAAGCTGATGAGAAAGACGCTGTCGCAGCTGTGAACAAGCAAGAAGATACTGCATTTGGCAACAATGCAATGGCTGAAGCTTTCAAAGCAGCTAAAGGCGAATAA
- the ihfB gene encoding integration host factor subunit beta has translation MTKSELIERLASQQSHLSAKTVEEAVKEILEHMADTLAEGERIEVRGFGSFSLHYRAPRVGRNPKTGDKVELEGKYVPHFKPGKELRDRVNIYGQ, from the coding sequence ATGACCAAGTCTGAATTAATTGAAAGACTGGCTAGCCAGCAGTCTCATCTTTCAGCGAAAACCGTTGAGGAAGCTGTAAAGGAAATACTTGAGCATATGGCTGATACGTTAGCTGAAGGCGAGCGTATTGAAGTCCGTGGATTCGGCAGTTTTTCTCTTCACTACCGTGCTCCACGTGTTGGCCGTAACCCAAAAACAGGTGATAAAGTGGAACTGGAAGGTAAATATGTTCCCCACTTTAAACCAGGTAAAGAGTTACGCGACCGTGTAAATATTTACGGCCAATAA
- a CDS encoding DNA internalization-related competence protein ComEC/Rec2, whose product MQNIPSSSHYLVVGIILLVTLVIIWRNKRIRFLALMGAGFLWACWHGVEVRKKIDFLSSAHRQWDITIVSIPLNQDDAKKRARIDRVDGIRIFPPLYASLNLKQNNHEKVCAGQQWRVVGKLNPVHASLNEGGFDLQRHFIAQRVIGTLKVKQAVQVGQQCSLRQKIIDQFREILSTRQNHGIIYALMFGERGRLSVEHIQLLQSTGLTHLIAISGLHIGIAYLIGYLCARLLQFFLPVKWIGENLPLFSGVIFALLYAWLSNFAIPATRAVFALLLWIYVRKQPFFCFPWQWALWSIAGILLFDPLAILSDSFWLSSFAVLAILYWFRVFPISSTLSCHPIMGKIVPLIHLQIGLLILLIPIQVLLFNGINVMSLFANLWFVPLITWGVVPVIFSTLLLPLSAWHNVAFGLIDNILEFGLRPLTYLSGFWIEINTMSIYTVFFCWVFAFIILFGWYKNYLGLLSCIGFLLFFTKSQSQHEEHDWCLTMLDIGHGLAVVMVQNQQGVLYDTGNRWRDGSNAKRQIIPFLKHHQITPINVILSHNHLDHTGGISDLIEAYPWLNLRSSFGQLNHLPCYQGQRWQWGMLRFEVLWPEKLAEISHNNDSCVIQVSDGHRRLLLTGDLEKQGEKKLVLQNDGQLKADILFVPHHGSNTSSTPLFIRKVQPTLALVSSARYSPWKIPSDKVYLRYAKKNIQWLNTAEEGQVTICFKKEKMEILRYRKEINPRWYHLWFGDRQFPL is encoded by the coding sequence TTGCAAAATATTCCTAGTTCTAGTCACTATTTAGTGGTCGGCATTATTCTGCTAGTCACTTTGGTTATTATTTGGCGCAATAAGCGCATTCGATTTTTGGCATTAATGGGCGCGGGGTTCCTTTGGGCTTGCTGGCATGGTGTTGAAGTGCGAAAGAAAATCGACTTTCTAAGTAGTGCTCATCGGCAATGGGATATTACGATTGTTAGCATCCCACTCAATCAGGATGATGCTAAAAAGAGAGCGAGAATAGACAGAGTCGATGGAATACGAATTTTTCCTCCGCTCTATGCTTCATTGAATTTAAAACAAAATAATCATGAAAAAGTATGTGCAGGGCAGCAATGGAGGGTTGTTGGCAAGCTAAATCCAGTTCATGCTTCTCTGAATGAGGGCGGATTTGATCTGCAAAGGCATTTCATTGCTCAACGAGTCATCGGTACACTAAAAGTCAAACAAGCTGTACAAGTTGGTCAGCAATGTTCTCTACGGCAAAAAATTATTGACCAGTTCCGTGAAATACTTTCGACACGACAAAATCATGGAATTATTTATGCGTTAATGTTTGGGGAAAGAGGACGGCTTTCTGTCGAACATATACAATTATTGCAATCAACAGGATTGACACACTTGATCGCAATCTCTGGATTGCATATTGGAATCGCCTATTTAATTGGTTACTTATGCGCTCGCTTATTGCAATTTTTTCTACCCGTTAAATGGATAGGTGAGAATTTACCATTATTTTCAGGCGTTATATTTGCCTTACTCTATGCTTGGTTGTCGAATTTTGCGATTCCAGCAACTCGCGCTGTATTTGCATTGTTACTTTGGATTTATGTTCGTAAGCAGCCATTTTTCTGTTTTCCGTGGCAATGGGCGTTATGGAGTATTGCTGGGATTTTATTGTTTGATCCGCTTGCCATCCTTTCCGATAGCTTTTGGTTATCAAGCTTTGCTGTATTAGCTATTCTGTATTGGTTTCGTGTTTTTCCCATTTCGTCTACGTTGAGTTGTCATCCAATCATGGGAAAAATAGTGCCACTAATTCATCTGCAAATTGGTTTATTGATTTTACTAATACCTATTCAAGTATTGCTGTTTAACGGCATTAATGTCATGAGCTTATTTGCAAACTTATGGTTTGTTCCTCTTATTACTTGGGGAGTAGTACCCGTTATTTTTAGCACGCTATTGTTGCCTCTTAGCGCTTGGCATAATGTTGCTTTCGGATTAATAGATAATATCCTTGAGTTTGGGCTAAGGCCGCTGACATATTTAAGCGGGTTTTGGATTGAAATTAACACAATGTCTATTTACACCGTGTTTTTTTGTTGGGTATTTGCTTTTATTATATTATTTGGTTGGTATAAAAATTACCTTGGTTTATTAAGTTGCATTGGTTTTTTATTATTTTTCACTAAGAGCCAAAGCCAGCACGAAGAGCATGACTGGTGCTTAACCATGTTGGATATTGGGCATGGGCTTGCTGTGGTTATGGTGCAAAATCAACAAGGGGTTTTATATGATACGGGAAACCGCTGGCGTGATGGAAGCAACGCTAAACGGCAAATTATCCCTTTCTTAAAGCATCATCAAATCACGCCTATTAACGTAATCTTAAGTCATAATCACCTTGATCATACTGGTGGTATCTCCGATTTAATTGAAGCATATCCATGGTTAAATCTACGTAGCAGTTTTGGTCAGCTCAATCATCTTCCTTGTTATCAAGGACAACGTTGGCAATGGGGAATGTTAAGGTTCGAAGTATTGTGGCCCGAGAAATTAGCTGAGATATCGCACAATAATGACTCTTGTGTCATTCAGGTTAGTGATGGGCATCGGCGACTATTGCTTACGGGTGATTTGGAAAAACAAGGTGAAAAAAAGTTAGTATTACAAAATGATGGGCAGCTCAAAGCGGATATTTTATTTGTTCCTCATCATGGGAGTAATACATCTTCTACACCGTTATTTATACGAAAAGTACAGCCAACGTTGGCATTAGTTTCCTCTGCGAGATATAGCCCATGGAAAATTCCATCAGATAAAGTCTATTTGCGCTATGCTAAAAAGAATATTCAGTGGCTAAATACGGCGGAGGAGGGGCAGGTAACAATATGTTTTAAAAAAGAAAAAATGGAAATTTTGCGTTACAGAAAAGAAATTAATCCACGTTGGTATCATCTGTGGTTTGGTGATCGCCAATTTCCCTTGTAG
- the msbA gene encoding lipid A ABC transporter ATP-binding protein/permease MsbA, whose product MNDQDLSTKQTFKRLWPTIAPFKIGLVVAAIALIINAAGDAFMISLLKPLLDDGFGKADNNTLKWLPLAILGLMIVRGSSSFVSTYCVSWVSGKVVMSMRRKLFGHMMGMPVSYFDQQSTGTLLSRITYDSEQVASSASGALITIIREGTYIIALFGIMFYNSWQLSLILIAIAPVVSITIRVVSKRFRKISKNMQTGMGHVTTSAEQMLKGHKEVLIFGGQKVETERFDKVSNNMRRQNMKMVSASAISDPIVQMIASFALAFVLYAASFPEIKEQLSPGTIGVVFSSMFALMRPLKSLTNVNAQFQRGMAACQTLFAILDTEKEKDEGTKVLTQVKGDIEFDSVTFTYQTKEHPALEDVSFTLPAGKSVALVGRSGSGKSTIANLITRFYDIDKGSIRIDGHDIRDYTLESLRSQVALVSQHVYLFNDTVANNIAYATDGRYSRAEIEKAAEMAYAMDFIQKLDNGLDTMIGENGVMLSGGQRQRIAIARALLRDAPILILDEATSALDTESERAIQAALDELQKNRTSLVIAHRLSTIENADQILVVQDGHIIERGDHSTLLAKNGAYAQLHRIQFKND is encoded by the coding sequence ATGAATGATCAAGACCTATCGACAAAGCAAACATTTAAGCGCCTATGGCCAACCATTGCTCCTTTTAAAATTGGATTAGTTGTTGCAGCAATTGCTCTTATCATCAACGCCGCAGGTGATGCGTTTATGATTTCTTTATTGAAACCATTATTAGATGACGGTTTTGGTAAAGCGGATAACAACACATTGAAGTGGTTACCGTTGGCAATTTTGGGCTTGATGATCGTGCGTGGATCTTCAAGTTTCGTCTCTACATACTGCGTTTCTTGGGTGTCAGGAAAAGTAGTGATGAGTATGCGCCGCAAATTATTTGGTCATATGATGGGAATGCCGGTGAGCTATTTTGACCAGCAATCCACAGGGACTTTATTATCGCGTATTACCTATGATTCAGAGCAGGTTGCATCTTCGGCTTCCGGTGCCCTCATTACCATTATTCGCGAAGGAACTTATATCATCGCGTTATTTGGTATTATGTTTTATAACAGCTGGCAATTGTCGTTGATTTTGATTGCTATTGCCCCTGTCGTCTCTATCACCATCCGAGTAGTTTCTAAGCGTTTTCGTAAAATTAGCAAAAACATGCAAACGGGTATGGGACATGTGACGACTAGCGCTGAGCAGATGCTTAAAGGGCATAAAGAAGTCCTCATTTTTGGTGGGCAGAAAGTCGAAACTGAACGTTTTGATAAAGTCAGCAATAATATGCGCCGTCAAAATATGAAGATGGTTAGCGCCTCAGCTATTTCTGACCCTATTGTTCAGATGATTGCCTCTTTTGCATTAGCGTTTGTTTTGTACGCAGCAAGCTTCCCTGAAATTAAAGAGCAATTATCACCAGGTACGATAGGTGTTGTTTTCTCGTCCATGTTTGCGTTAATGCGCCCACTTAAGTCTCTAACTAACGTTAATGCGCAATTCCAGCGTGGAATGGCAGCTTGCCAAACGTTATTTGCGATTTTAGATACTGAAAAAGAAAAAGATGAAGGAACGAAAGTTCTGACTCAAGTGAAAGGTGATATTGAGTTCGACTCAGTCACGTTTACTTATCAAACCAAAGAGCACCCTGCACTAGAGGATGTTTCTTTTACGCTACCTGCAGGCAAATCCGTTGCTTTAGTGGGACGCTCGGGTTCAGGTAAATCGACCATCGCTAACTTAATTACTCGCTTCTATGATATCGATAAGGGCAGTATCCGTATTGATGGGCATGATATTCGTGATTACACCTTAGAGTCATTGCGTAGCCAAGTGGCTCTGGTTTCCCAGCATGTATATTTATTCAACGATACTGTTGCGAATAATATTGCCTATGCGACAGATGGGCGATATAGCCGAGCAGAAATTGAAAAAGCCGCTGAAATGGCTTATGCCATGGACTTTATCCAAAAGCTGGATAATGGCTTAGATACGATGATTGGTGAAAATGGTGTGATGCTTTCCGGTGGTCAACGCCAGCGTATTGCAATTGCTCGTGCATTATTACGTGATGCACCAATTTTGATTCTAGATGAAGCAACATCCGCTCTGGATACTGAATCAGAGCGTGCAATTCAAGCTGCATTAGATGAATTACAGAAGAATAGAACTTCATTAGTCATTGCTCACCGTTTATCCACTATTGAAAATGCGGATCAAATCTTGGTTGTACAAGATGGTCATATCATTGAACGTGGTGACCACTCAACGCTATTAGCGAAAAATGGGGCATACGCGCAATTACATAGGATCCAATTTAAGAATGATTGA
- the lpxK gene encoding tetraacyldisaccharide 4'-kinase: protein MIERIWSGKSWLYILLLPLSFLYGVITLVRHIGYKTGLFRSWKAPVPVVVVGNLTAGGNGKTPVVIWLVESLMKQGVRVGVVSRGYGGQSDHYPLVLDQTTTTAAAGDEPVLIYHRTHAPVAVAPKRSDAIKALLDNFQLDIIVTDDGLQHYALQRDYEIVVIDGQRRFGNGWWLPAGPMRERAGRLKTVNAMIVNGGVPNSNETLMSLEGDMAVNLVTGEKISITELNNVVAMAGIGHPPRFFSSLESKGLTLINTHAFSDHQAYSQQQLAPLAETNQNLLMTEKDAVKCHSFAQTNWWYLPVKAHFDEIGEKRILSEIKSLI from the coding sequence ATGATTGAGCGAATTTGGTCCGGTAAATCATGGCTTTATATTTTGTTGCTTCCATTATCATTTCTGTATGGAGTGATAACGTTAGTACGTCATATTGGCTATAAAACCGGATTATTTCGCTCATGGAAAGCCCCTGTACCTGTTGTGGTCGTGGGAAATTTAACGGCAGGGGGAAATGGAAAAACCCCTGTGGTTATTTGGCTAGTTGAATCGCTCATGAAACAAGGTGTTCGTGTTGGGGTTGTTTCTCGTGGATATGGAGGTCAATCTGACCATTATCCACTAGTGTTAGACCAAACGACAACGACGGCAGCCGCAGGTGATGAGCCAGTTTTGATTTATCATCGTACTCATGCGCCTGTTGCGGTGGCTCCAAAACGTAGTGATGCCATTAAAGCATTACTCGATAATTTTCAATTAGATATTATTGTTACAGACGACGGTTTACAGCATTATGCATTGCAACGTGACTATGAAATCGTTGTCATTGATGGGCAGCGTCGTTTTGGTAATGGCTGGTGGTTACCCGCGGGACCAATGCGTGAACGTGCAGGGCGATTAAAGACAGTGAACGCCATGATTGTAAATGGTGGTGTTCCTAACTCGAATGAAACACTGATGTCCCTAGAAGGGGATATGGCAGTGAACCTCGTTACAGGCGAAAAAATCTCGATCACTGAGCTTAACAATGTGGTTGCGATGGCTGGAATAGGTCATCCACCTCGTTTTTTCTCTTCTTTAGAAAGCAAGGGATTAACACTCATTAATACTCATGCGTTTTCTGATCATCAAGCTTATAGCCAGCAGCAACTTGCTCCTTTAGCTGAAACAAATCAAAATTTACTGATGACTGAAAAGGATGCTGTTAAATGCCATTCCTTCGCACAGACCAATTGGTGGTATCTTCCTGTGAAAGCGCATTTTGATGAAATAGGCGAAAAACGAATCTTAAGTGAAATAAAATCACTTATCTGA
- a CDS encoding cold-shock protein: protein MNFQLHMGQVKWFDAKEGYGFISPRNGGDDIFVTTKSIANKKIKSLSEGQNVEFSVTRNSDGITARDVIAY, encoded by the coding sequence ATGAATTTTCAATTACATATGGGCCAAGTTAAATGGTTTGACGCAAAAGAAGGTTACGGCTTTATTTCACCTCGTAATGGTGGCGATGATATTTTCGTAACAACCAAGTCAATTGCGAATAAAAAAATAAAATCTTTATCTGAAGGTCAAAACGTCGAGTTCTCTGTTACTCGTAATTCAGATGGCATAACGGCAAGAGACGTTATCGCTTACTAA
- a CDS encoding Trm112 family protein, whose product MDHRLLEIVACPSCHGKLSYNKENLELICKFDHLAFPVRDGIPVLLENEARKVALDEGL is encoded by the coding sequence ATGGATCACCGTTTACTTGAAATTGTTGCTTGCCCATCCTGTCACGGCAAACTAAGTTACAACAAAGAAAACCTCGAATTAATCTGCAAATTTGATCATCTCGCTTTTCCTGTTCGTGATGGTATCCCCGTTTTACTTGAGAACGAAGCGCGTAAAGTTGCTTTAGACGAAGGACTGTAA
- the kdsB gene encoding 3-deoxy-manno-octulosonate cytidylyltransferase has protein sequence MFTVIIPARYASTRLPGKPLADIHGKPMVVRVMEQAIKSGASRVIIATDHPDVAAAVIAAGGEACMTNPDHQSGTERLAEVIDTYGFSDDEIIVNVQGDEPLIPPEIIRQVAHNLQGSQANMGTLAVPIHCAQEAFNPNAVKVVMDKDGYALYFSRATIPWDRDQFAKSKETIGDTFLRHIGIYAYRAGFIRRYIAWDASPLEKIEMLEQLRVLWYGEKIHVAVAEKAPGAGVDTPEDLELVRQEFQP, from the coding sequence ATGTTTACCGTCATTATTCCTGCGCGTTACGCTTCAACACGATTACCGGGTAAGCCTTTAGCAGATATTCACGGTAAACCGATGGTTGTTCGTGTCATGGAGCAAGCGATTAAATCAGGCGCCAGTCGAGTCATTATTGCAACTGACCACCCCGATGTCGCTGCAGCGGTCATCGCAGCTGGTGGAGAAGCTTGTATGACCAATCCCGATCATCAATCTGGCACGGAACGTTTGGCTGAAGTGATTGACACTTACGGCTTTTCCGATGACGAAATTATTGTCAATGTGCAGGGTGATGAACCGCTGATCCCACCAGAAATTATTCGCCAAGTCGCTCATAATTTGCAAGGTAGTCAGGCAAATATGGGAACACTCGCTGTCCCTATTCATTGTGCGCAAGAAGCCTTTAATCCGAATGCGGTGAAGGTTGTGATGGATAAAGACGGTTACGCGCTTTATTTTTCTCGAGCGACAATTCCGTGGGATAGAGACCAATTTGCAAAGAGTAAAGAGACCATCGGTGATACTTTCTTGCGCCACATTGGTATCTACGCTTATCGCGCTGGCTTTATTCGTCGTTATATCGCGTGGGATGCTAGCCCATTAGAGAAAATCGAGATGCTAGAGCAGCTTCGCGTGCTTTGGTATGGTGAGAAAATTCATGTGGCGGTTGCTGAAAAGGCACCGGGCGCAGGGGTGGATACACCAGAAGATCTCGAATTGGTAAGACAAGAATTTCAGCCATAA